The following coding sequences are from one Methanococcoides orientis window:
- the glyA gene encoding serine hydroxymethyltransferase, with protein MSYISDIDPEIANALELEAERQDYKLNLIASENYTSRAVMEAQGCIMTNKYAEGYSGKRYYGGCEFVDIAETLAIERAKEIFNAEHVNVQPHSGSGANMAVYFSVLKPGDKIMSMDLSHGGHLSHGSPVSFSGQLYNIVPYGVSKENEMLDYDALMEMAKEEKPQMIVVGASAYSRTIDFKRFREIADAVGAYLLADVAHIAGLIAAGVHPNPFPHADFVTTTTHKTLRGPRGGMVMCKEEYAKGVDKAVFPGIQGGPLMHIIAAKAVAFKEAQSEAFKKDQEQTIKNAKALCAALQERGFDIVSEGTDNHLMLLNLNKYDITGKDAEVVMSKAGIVINKNTIPFETRGPFITSGLRAGTPASTTRGMKEPEMIEIADFFETILNNKDNDKVLEAVNADAQELCSRFPIYEHLK; from the coding sequence ATGTCTTATATCTCAGATATCGACCCAGAAATTGCCAATGCATTGGAATTGGAGGCAGAGCGCCAGGATTACAAGCTGAACCTTATTGCTTCAGAGAACTACACAAGCCGTGCGGTCATGGAAGCACAGGGCTGCATTATGACCAACAAGTACGCAGAAGGTTATTCCGGAAAGCGCTATTATGGTGGTTGTGAATTTGTTGATATTGCAGAGACCCTTGCTATCGAGAGAGCAAAGGAGATCTTTAATGCAGAACATGTGAACGTCCAGCCACATTCCGGCTCAGGCGCAAATATGGCAGTTTACTTCTCTGTGCTTAAGCCAGGCGACAAGATCATGTCAATGGATCTTTCCCATGGAGGTCACCTCTCCCACGGAAGTCCTGTGAGCTTCTCCGGCCAGCTCTACAACATCGTGCCATATGGTGTTTCCAAAGAGAACGAGATGCTTGACTACGATGCACTCATGGAGATGGCAAAGGAAGAGAAGCCACAGATGATCGTTGTAGGAGCTTCCGCATACTCCCGAACCATTGATTTCAAGCGCTTCAGGGAAATTGCAGATGCTGTTGGGGCATACCTGCTTGCAGATGTCGCACACATTGCAGGTCTCATCGCTGCCGGTGTTCATCCAAACCCATTCCCACATGCTGACTTTGTGACCACCACCACACACAAGACCCTCCGTGGTCCAAGGGGTGGAATGGTAATGTGCAAGGAAGAGTATGCAAAAGGTGTCGACAAGGCAGTTTTCCCGGGAATCCAGGGCGGCCCCCTTATGCACATCATCGCTGCAAAGGCAGTTGCATTCAAGGAAGCACAGAGCGAGGCTTTCAAGAAGGACCAGGAACAGACAATTAAGAATGCAAAGGCACTTTGTGCAGCACTTCAGGAAAGAGGCTTTGATATCGTCTCCGAAGGTACTGACAACCACCTCATGCTCCTCAACCTCAACAAGTACGACATCACCGGAAAGGATGCAGAGGTTGTCATGAGCAAGGCAGGTATTGTGATCAACAAGAACACCATCCCATTCGAGACCAGAGGTCCATTCATTACAAGCGGACTTAGAGCAGGAACCCCTGCTTCAACAACCCGTGGAATGAAGGAACCTGAGATGATCGAGATCGCTGACTTCTTCGAGACCATCCTCAACAACAAGGACAATGATAAAGTTCTTGAAGCAGTCAATGCGGATGCACAGGAACTCTGCAGCCGTTTCCCGATCTACGAGCACTTGAAATAA
- a CDS encoding bifunctional methylenetetrahydrofolate dehydrogenase/methenyltetrahydrofolate cyclohydrolase translates to MSDEDQNKIIDGRAVAKKVEAEVKEGVEKLKSEKGITPGLATILVGDDPASKMYVRLKHKACDRVGVYAEDHPLPESTTQEELLDLISTLNAREDIHGILLQLPLPGHLNEQEAMNAIDPAKDADGFHPFNMGQLLIGIEELVPCTPKGVIRALEEYNIDIQGKHAVIVGHSNVVGKPMAAMLVNRNATVSVCHVFTEDTSKFTKEADILVVATGVKHLIKEDMVKEGAVIFDVGITEENGKVYGDVDFENVIKKAALVTPVPGGVGPVTISILMQHVLMAAQKTA, encoded by the coding sequence ATGTCTGACGAGGACCAGAACAAGATCATTGATGGAAGAGCTGTTGCAAAGAAAGTGGAAGCTGAAGTTAAGGAAGGAGTTGAGAAGCTCAAGAGTGAAAAAGGAATCACTCCCGGACTGGCTACCATTCTTGTAGGCGATGACCCTGCATCAAAGATGTATGTGAGGTTAAAACACAAAGCATGTGACCGCGTAGGCGTTTATGCAGAGGATCACCCGCTTCCTGAGTCCACGACCCAGGAAGAACTTCTTGACCTTATCAGTACACTGAACGCAAGGGAGGATATCCATGGTATTCTCCTGCAGCTTCCGCTTCCCGGACATCTCAATGAGCAGGAAGCAATGAACGCCATTGACCCTGCAAAGGATGCGGACGGTTTCCACCCCTTCAATATGGGTCAGCTTCTCATCGGTATCGAGGAACTTGTTCCATGCACTCCAAAGGGTGTCATCCGTGCACTTGAGGAATACAATATTGACATACAGGGTAAACATGCAGTGATTGTAGGTCACAGCAATGTGGTCGGAAAGCCAATGGCTGCAATGCTTGTGAACAGGAACGCCACTGTTTCTGTGTGCCATGTATTTACTGAGGATACCTCTAAGTTCACGAAAGAAGCAGACATCCTTGTGGTTGCCACGGGTGTGAAGCATCTAATCAAGGAAGACATGGTGAAGGAAGGCGCTGTGATCTTTGATGTTGGTATCACAGAAGAGAACGGTAAGGTCTACGGAGACGTTGACTTTGAGAACGTCATCAAGAAAGCTGCTCTGGTTACCCCGGTTCCAGGCGGAGTTGGTCCTGTGACCATTTCCATACTCATGCAGCATGTCCTGATGGCAGCACAGAAGACTGCTTAA
- the folP gene encoding dihydropteroate synthase, whose product MVVDVDICGLKIGDDHPVRLMGVINLSRESFYKGSVVDTDSVLDVAQKMIDDGATIIDLGARSTWPLADPITKQEECDRLLPALELLKDNLDAVISVDTVFSDIAEKALEKGADVVNDVAGFATDGGMLDVVADHGCPAVVMAAGKLPGDPLGMDAIMRSLDDILVRSEERGIDTDQLILDPAIGKWVPEKLPMYDLETIDQFDRLKVFEKPLLAAISRKSFIGDLLNKPATERLYGSLAAAAIVVQKGAHIIRTHDVAETLDVVHIAGAIRSRQPIVEEDGFEVSVLDIANPDDAALAMRNIGVTGTGSIIMKGKTVNRVLRISNITTTEALIIKQEILARGGDAALERDAVSHETEKTDVIVMGTLLQVRKLADKLECQARNLPLISKMIKEALKQESDIEYSYMSKI is encoded by the coding sequence ATGGTTGTTGACGTTGACATATGTGGCTTGAAAATAGGCGATGATCACCCCGTACGCTTAATGGGTGTTATAAACTTAAGCCGTGAATCTTTTTACAAGGGATCTGTGGTGGATACGGATTCCGTTCTTGATGTTGCCCAAAAGATGATCGACGATGGAGCCACCATCATCGACCTTGGTGCAAGATCCACCTGGCCGCTGGCCGATCCTATTACTAAACAGGAAGAATGTGACCGTCTTTTACCTGCACTTGAACTTCTGAAGGACAACCTGGATGCTGTGATCTCAGTGGACACTGTGTTCTCGGACATTGCGGAGAAGGCGCTGGAAAAAGGTGCTGACGTTGTCAATGATGTTGCAGGTTTTGCAACAGATGGCGGTATGCTGGATGTGGTTGCAGACCACGGCTGTCCGGCAGTTGTAATGGCAGCGGGAAAGCTTCCCGGCGATCCGCTGGGAATGGATGCCATCATGCGTTCCCTTGACGACATCCTTGTTCGTTCCGAAGAGCGTGGAATTGATACTGACCAGCTTATCCTGGACCCTGCCATCGGCAAATGGGTGCCGGAAAAACTTCCTATGTACGACCTTGAGACCATCGACCAGTTCGATCGTCTGAAAGTGTTCGAAAAACCACTTCTTGCAGCCATCTCTCGCAAATCGTTCATCGGGGATCTGCTTAACAAGCCTGCAACCGAGCGCCTGTACGGCAGTCTGGCAGCAGCAGCGATCGTTGTCCAGAAGGGGGCACATATCATTCGTACTCATGACGTGGCAGAGACACTTGATGTGGTACATATCGCAGGCGCCATACGCAGCAGGCAGCCGATAGTGGAGGAGGACGGCTTCGAGGTCAGTGTGCTGGACATCGCAAATCCCGACGATGCAGCTCTTGCAATGCGAAACATCGGTGTTACCGGTACGGGTTCCATTATCATGAAAGGTAAGACAGTGAACCGTGTTCTACGCATCAGCAACATCACCACCACCGAGGCCCTGATCATAAAGCAGGAGATCCTGGCACGTGGCGGGGATGCCGCGCTTGAACGTGATGCTGTTTCCCATGAGACCGAGAAGACCGATGTCATCGTAATGGGCACATTGCTCCAGGTCAGGAAACTTGCCGATAAGCTTGAATGCCAGGCAAGGAACCTTCCGCTGATATCAAAGATGATCAAAGAAGCACTGAAACAGGAATCTGATATTGAATACTCCTATATGAGTAAGATCTGA
- a CDS encoding methylenetetrahydrofolate reductase C-terminal domain-containing protein has protein sequence MIISSSKPFSEILDMLSDKESVFIVGCSVCAAKQHVGGEPEVEEMASNLKDAGVNVIGGIVAKAACSVRSLEYLEELAPKIKDADAVLVMACGSGTSNIARFVDVDVYPANNTESLGAMTGDKVIHHLCAMCGQCTIAQFGGVCPTAQCPKELLNGPCGGSMDGKCEVDPEKDCAWELIYERLERIGRLDLLDEVRDAKDRLVK, from the coding sequence ATGATAATCTCATCTTCCAAACCCTTTAGCGAGATCCTTGACATGCTTTCGGACAAGGAGTCCGTCTTTATCGTAGGCTGCAGCGTATGCGCCGCCAAACAGCATGTTGGAGGAGAACCTGAGGTCGAGGAAATGGCATCTAACCTTAAGGACGCCGGAGTGAACGTGATCGGTGGAATCGTTGCAAAGGCAGCATGTAGTGTCCGCTCACTTGAATATCTTGAGGAACTTGCACCTAAAATAAAGGATGCCGATGCGGTGCTTGTCATGGCATGTGGAAGTGGTACTTCCAACATCGCACGTTTTGTGGACGTGGATGTTTATCCTGCAAATAACACCGAATCCCTGGGTGCTATGACAGGGGATAAGGTCATACACCATTTATGCGCCATGTGCGGCCAGTGCACCATCGCCCAGTTCGGTGGCGTCTGTCCCACAGCCCAGTGTCCCAAGGAACTGCTCAATGGTCCCTGCGGTGGTTCCATGGATGGCAAGTGCGAAGTTGATCCTGAGAAGGATTGTGCCTGGGAACTTATCTACGAACGTCTTGAGAGGATCGGAAGGCTGGATCTGCTGGACGAGGTCCGGGATGCGAAGGATAGGCTGGTGAAGTAA
- a CDS encoding winged helix-turn-helix transcriptional regulator, translated as MKNLWILLLLFILVCSSALATASEYEIILDPDPDMDMYKGGATTTLTFWEIPLSLQIAYISGLLGASLAVYKFLPLLLGRVKENCKNQNRDGILEFITANPGTTISDIERQLKLNRGTIKYHLKMLQIYNKVKCVRKGRVVMIFKNSYKHSDTEQKIAFFLRNDTRKFILISILREPGITNQDLTQKFCLDKSTVHWHISDMNNEGLVDIKNDGKYKRCFISPTIKADVERVISESEPAILAS; from the coding sequence ATGAAAAATTTATGGATTCTATTATTACTGTTCATACTCGTTTGCAGTTCCGCTTTAGCCACTGCAAGCGAGTATGAAATTATTTTAGATCCTGATCCTGACATGGACATGTATAAAGGTGGCGCCACCACCACTCTGACTTTCTGGGAAATCCCGTTATCCCTTCAAATAGCCTATATCTCCGGGTTATTGGGTGCCTCGCTAGCTGTTTACAAGTTCCTGCCTTTATTGCTCGGAAGAGTAAAAGAAAACTGCAAAAATCAAAATCGGGATGGAATTCTCGAATTTATAACAGCTAATCCTGGAACTACAATATCCGACATTGAAAGACAACTCAAATTGAACAGAGGTACTATCAAATACCATTTGAAAATGCTTCAGATTTACAACAAAGTAAAATGTGTAAGGAAAGGAAGAGTGGTAATGATTTTTAAGAATTCTTATAAACACTCCGACACAGAACAAAAAATTGCATTCTTCCTTCGAAATGATACAAGAAAATTCATTTTGATTTCCATTCTTCGTGAACCGGGAATAACAAATCAGGACCTAACTCAGAAATTTTGTCTGGACAAAAGTACTGTGCACTGGCATATTAGTGACATGAACAATGAAGGACTTGTAGATATTAAAAACGATGGGAAATACAAAAGATGCTTTATTAGTCCGACAATAAAGGCAGATGTGGAAAGAGTTATATCGGAATCCGAACCTGCCATTTTAGCTAGTTAA
- a CDS encoding peptidase domain-containing protein, with amino-acid sequence MIRKIGLLLMVMLITVSFAAATASQDNGYTIVPVKSDITITPRWVTTTITQGETNWHGVPISSYTTALYVDLNWGDTSDSLRLKVHTPSGQLIGTYYDSSDGVIDGRIKFAIRNSDGIDIGTWHHEVYGYSVSGTEDYYI; translated from the coding sequence ATGATCAGAAAAATTGGATTACTACTAATGGTAATGCTTATAACGGTATCTTTTGCCGCAGCTACCGCCAGTCAGGACAACGGATATACCATCGTTCCTGTCAAGTCAGACATTACGATTACACCAAGATGGGTAACTACCACTATAACACAGGGAGAAACAAACTGGCATGGTGTACCGATCAGTTCCTACACAACTGCTTTATATGTTGATCTGAATTGGGGCGATACAAGCGATTCGCTCAGGTTAAAAGTGCACACTCCGAGTGGCCAGTTAATCGGAACATACTATGACAGTTCCGATGGTGTCATCGATGGAAGAATTAAATTTGCGATAAGAAATTCAGATGGAATTGACATCGGAACATGGCATCATGAGGTTTATGGTTATAGTGTTTCAGGTACAGAAGATTATTATATCTGA
- a CDS encoding PLD nuclease N-terminal domain-containing protein: protein MGQLLWGIAAIAIVFWLFMLFDCLQRSTENFPRTGEHEKLIWLIALVFLNFIGAILYYYMVKIQGNSLKKPEE, encoded by the coding sequence ATGGGTCAACTATTATGGGGTATAGCTGCAATAGCTATTGTTTTTTGGCTTTTCATGTTATTTGATTGCCTTCAACGAAGCACAGAAAATTTTCCTCGCACAGGAGAACATGAGAAATTGATCTGGCTAATCGCCTTAGTTTTCTTGAATTTTATAGGTGCAATACTGTATTACTATATGGTCAAAATACAGGGCAATAGTCTAAAAAAACCAGAAGAGTAG
- a CDS encoding methylenetetrahydrofolate reductase has protein sequence MLSTFNDALNSDRFIVTAEVAPPKGTDISAVLEDADLIRGWVDAINITDNQRAVMRMSPVAVGKLLMDAGHEVIVQFTCRDRNRLALQSDILAASALGISNLCVMTGDYPTKGDHAGAKPVYDLDSVQLLSVITKMMDGYDMAGNELAGAPSFTVGAVSNTDAARRMQMIKLQKKIDSGAQFIQTQAVYDVEGFVEFMDSFSHPDVPVIAGIIPLRSAGMARFMNANIPGIRVGDEMISRMEDAEYPVQEGLEISAESIRELRKMCRGVHLMPIGGNSNTQKLLEMAGITALQ, from the coding sequence ATGCTATCAACTTTCAACGATGCGCTCAATTCAGACCGCTTCATTGTGACCGCAGAGGTGGCACCTCCGAAGGGCACCGATATCTCAGCGGTACTTGAGGATGCAGACCTTATCAGGGGATGGGTGGATGCTATCAATATCACTGACAACCAGCGTGCGGTAATGCGCATGAGCCCGGTAGCCGTAGGTAAATTATTGATGGATGCCGGTCATGAGGTGATAGTGCAGTTCACCTGCCGTGATCGCAACCGTCTGGCATTGCAGTCCGACATCTTGGCGGCATCGGCCCTTGGTATCAGTAATCTTTGCGTGATGACAGGGGATTATCCTACCAAAGGCGACCATGCGGGCGCAAAGCCGGTGTATGATCTTGATTCTGTACAGCTTCTCTCAGTTATTACTAAAATGATGGATGGATATGACATGGCAGGCAATGAGCTTGCAGGTGCTCCATCATTTACTGTGGGTGCGGTCTCCAATACGGATGCAGCACGCAGGATGCAGATGATAAAACTTCAGAAGAAGATCGATTCAGGTGCACAGTTCATACAGACACAGGCGGTCTATGATGTGGAAGGTTTTGTCGAGTTCATGGATTCGTTCTCTCACCCGGATGTGCCGGTAATAGCAGGGATCATCCCGCTGCGTTCAGCAGGAATGGCACGTTTCATGAATGCCAATATTCCCGGAATAAGGGTTGGTGATGAGATGATATCCCGCATGGAGGATGCCGAATACCCTGTTCAGGAAGGGCTTGAGATATCTGCTGAAAGTATCCGAGAGCTCCGGAAGATGTGCAGGGGAGTCCACCTGATGCCTATCGGTGGCAATTCCAATACTCAGAAACTGCTTGAGATGGCAGGAATTACCGCTTTACAATAA
- the thiC gene encoding phosphomethylpyrimidine synthase ThiC, with the protein MRSTQVEYAKNGTLTPEMEHVAKVESIDEETVLARVADGSLVVMVREGCPPVAIGKGATTKINVNLGTSSASIDPEAELEKVKIAEKYGADTITDLSMGGDISAIRKMVFDNTTLPITTVPVYQAVVECGMKDVTGDDVLSYLKKQVDEGVSSVVVHCVEKQMLEKLKGTGRIMGMVSKGGSFTSVLMLKDGCENPYLENFDEVLSILKKNDVVLSLGNTMRSGCVHDLCDSPQMMEIKTNAKLAKQANEAGVQVIIEGMGGHVQANDIPEHIKAHRSLSEFPLFVAGPLPTDVGMGYDHISGAVGASIASGNGADYLCYITPAEHLSLPTPEQVREGLIAFRIAAHIGDSMKYGLDERDKLLADRRAKFDWDGQMELALDPDKPKGMCPQTGPCSMCGEYCAIKIMSDYLSGGV; encoded by the coding sequence ATGAGATCCACACAGGTAGAATACGCAAAGAACGGCACGCTGACTCCGGAAATGGAACATGTGGCCAAAGTTGAGTCCATTGATGAGGAAACTGTACTGGCACGGGTTGCTGATGGAAGTCTTGTTGTGATGGTTCGCGAAGGCTGTCCGCCTGTTGCGATCGGCAAAGGGGCGACCACGAAGATCAACGTTAACCTCGGAACATCTTCAGCAAGCATTGATCCCGAAGCAGAGCTGGAAAAGGTAAAGATCGCAGAGAAATATGGTGCAGATACCATCACAGACCTTTCAATGGGTGGCGACATCTCTGCCATCAGGAAGATGGTCTTTGACAACACTACCCTTCCAATTACCACTGTGCCTGTCTATCAGGCCGTGGTGGAATGCGGCATGAAGGATGTTACGGGGGATGACGTGCTCTCCTATCTCAAAAAGCAGGTGGATGAAGGGGTAAGCTCTGTTGTTGTCCATTGTGTGGAAAAGCAGATGCTTGAGAAATTAAAAGGCACAGGCCGTATCATGGGAATGGTCTCAAAGGGCGGTTCCTTTACCAGTGTGCTGATGCTCAAGGATGGCTGCGAGAACCCGTATCTTGAGAACTTCGATGAGGTTCTTTCAATATTGAAAAAGAACGATGTTGTCCTCTCCCTGGGGAACACCATGCGAAGTGGTTGTGTTCATGACCTTTGTGACAGTCCGCAGATGATGGAGATCAAGACAAATGCAAAGCTTGCAAAGCAGGCAAATGAAGCAGGTGTACAGGTAATAATCGAAGGCATGGGCGGCCATGTGCAGGCAAATGACATTCCTGAGCACATCAAAGCGCACCGCTCCCTTTCCGAATTCCCGCTTTTCGTGGCAGGTCCACTGCCAACTGATGTCGGTATGGGATATGACCACATCTCCGGTGCCGTGGGTGCAAGTATCGCCAGCGGCAACGGTGCAGATTATCTTTGCTACATCACTCCTGCTGAACATCTTTCTCTTCCAACACCTGAACAGGTCAGGGAAGGGCTCATTGCTTTCAGAATCGCAGCGCACATTGGTGATTCAATGAAATACGGTCTGGACGAGAGGGACAAGCTCCTTGCTGACAGGCGTGCGAAGTTCGACTGGGACGGGCAGATGGAGCTTGCACTTGACCCTGATAAGCCAAAGGGAATGTGCCCGCAGACAGGTCCCTGTTCCATGTGCGGTGAATACTGCGCTATCAAGATAATGTCCGATTATTTATCCGGCGGTGTATGA
- the cofE gene encoding coenzyme F420-0:L-glutamate ligase, translating to MSFDLPSMQIIGVRTPLIKPGDDIVNMLCGSLNENEIFLRDGDVLVLAESAVATAEGRMVDLSTVIPSKEAEELAGKYCVDSREMELVLCECDDIIGGVPGAALTITKGTLSPNAGIDGSNAPEGYVVLLPENAQKSAARIRAGMEEFCCCHLGVIVGDSRTQPLRLGCVGMALGTSGIVPVEDARGSKDLFGKPLNITRKAVADNLVSASQLLMGEADECIPCVLIRGAPVKMVKGSEEMPIFTPEECMYYSNIKQK from the coding sequence TTGAGCTTTGACCTTCCTTCTATGCAGATCATTGGTGTACGCACTCCCCTGATCAAGCCCGGCGATGACATTGTGAATATGCTATGTGGATCACTCAACGAAAATGAGATCTTCCTGCGAGACGGGGATGTGCTGGTGCTGGCAGAGTCTGCGGTAGCCACAGCAGAAGGAAGAATGGTCGACCTTTCTACGGTCATTCCTAGCAAAGAGGCAGAGGAACTTGCAGGCAAGTATTGTGTGGATTCCCGGGAAATGGAACTTGTCCTGTGTGAATGCGATGATATCATCGGTGGCGTTCCGGGAGCAGCTCTTACTATCACAAAGGGAACCCTTTCCCCGAATGCAGGTATCGATGGCTCCAATGCCCCAGAGGGATATGTTGTCCTTCTGCCTGAGAACGCACAGAAGAGTGCAGCCAGGATCCGTGCCGGTATGGAGGAGTTCTGCTGCTGCCATCTCGGAGTGATAGTCGGGGACAGCCGTACGCAGCCCTTGCGCCTTGGGTGCGTGGGTATGGCACTGGGGACATCAGGCATCGTTCCTGTGGAAGATGCAAGAGGCTCAAAAGACCTGTTCGGAAAACCCCTTAACATCACACGCAAGGCGGTCGCGGACAATCTGGTCTCCGCTTCCCAGCTGTTGATGGGTGAAGCAGATGAATGTATTCCGTGCGTCCTGATACGTGGAGCACCTGTGAAGATGGTCAAGGGTTCGGAAGAAATGCCTATTTTCACTCCTGAGGAGTGTATGTATTACAGCAATATCAAGCAGAAATAA
- a CDS encoding thioredoxin family protein: MSNVVVLDFTATWCGPCQMQKPILEELEGEMGDKVEFKMVDVDQNNALAGKYGISAVPTLIIEKDGAEVKRFTGVTSADVLRSELNQLF; encoded by the coding sequence ATGAGCAATGTAGTAGTATTGGACTTTACCGCAACATGGTGCGGACCTTGCCAGATGCAGAAACCGATCCTTGAAGAGCTCGAAGGCGAGATGGGCGACAAGGTAGAATTCAAGATGGTGGATGTCGATCAGAACAATGCCCTTGCAGGCAAATACGGTATCAGTGCAGTTCCAACTCTTATCATTGAGAAGGATGGTGCTGAGGTCAAGCGTTTCACCGGTGTGACAAGTGCCGATGTACTTCGCTCAGAGCTTAACCAGCTCTTCTGA
- a CDS encoding MBL fold metallo-hydrolase produces MGVLACRQKNSRGTFKPHLAVRFRSEDGKVCTFSVDSTRVPKKQPQPDAYLITHAHSDHHGKSAMLSELSVCTDKTAVALEIRHDRKFKGKVVDMCGSIEVNGTTVRTYPTGHTAGAVAFYWVNDVGTRILVTGDVKDPSALPKCDLLITEANYGDHSDPSCHFEDDLEGFRSALDSGPQVAFGAYAFGKAQRAVELLREIGHDGPIAMEEKSLMLSNRLLDEPGELVGLGEFDEDVVCIVPPWDLGKLPRNMAKYVMTGRQDYYYPSLQISDHLDANGLVDMVERIDPEMTLVYHPGGDRPGKFASHLNSIGRGAVCLEDVDNILGNDTL; encoded by the coding sequence ATGGGTGTTCTGGCATGCCGCCAGAAGAATTCGCGAGGAACTTTCAAGCCCCATCTTGCCGTAAGGTTCAGGTCAGAAGATGGGAAGGTTTGTACTTTTTCAGTTGATTCCACACGTGTCCCGAAAAAACAGCCTCAACCGGATGCTTATCTTATAACTCATGCTCATTCTGATCACCACGGGAAATCTGCCATGCTCTCTGAGCTTTCGGTCTGTACTGATAAGACTGCAGTAGCGCTTGAGATCCGGCACGATCGTAAGTTCAAAGGCAAGGTTGTTGACATGTGCGGGTCCATAGAGGTCAATGGCACAACTGTACGGACATATCCCACAGGGCATACTGCAGGAGCAGTTGCATTTTACTGGGTAAATGATGTCGGAACACGCATACTTGTCACAGGGGATGTGAAGGACCCTTCCGCATTGCCAAAATGTGATCTGCTGATCACCGAGGCAAATTACGGAGACCATTCCGACCCGTCATGTCACTTCGAGGATGACCTTGAGGGCTTCAGGAGTGCTCTGGATTCCGGTCCCCAGGTTGCCTTTGGAGCATACGCTTTTGGTAAGGCACAGCGAGCGGTGGAGCTTTTGCGTGAGATCGGCCATGATGGTCCTATTGCCATGGAAGAAAAATCCCTGATGCTTTCAAACAGGCTTCTGGACGAACCCGGGGAGCTTGTGGGATTGGGCGAGTTTGATGAAGATGTTGTTTGCATCGTGCCTCCGTGGGACCTGGGTAAGCTGCCCCGTAACATGGCCAAATATGTGATGACTGGCAGGCAGGACTATTATTATCCCTCCCTCCAGATAAGTGATCATCTGGACGCGAACGGACTTGTGGATATGGTCGAAAGGATCGATCCTGAAATGACTCTGGTATATCATCCGGGTGGAGATCGCCCCGGTAAATTTGCATCTCACCTGAACAGTATTGGGAGAGGAGCCGTTTGCCTTGAGGATGTTGACAACATTCTTGGCAATGACACCCTATAA
- a CDS encoding EMC6-like membrane protein, with protein MKKESKKKSGGTKDNADQSDAPVVSKPKIIKEKTPEERKAAHVEGIVKTAIAAFIGMIAGFGAFYRFGAGTETPWYAALVIIAVLAYYAQRVIYPAIKIDTKEFGLKGWFYVEFIVIDFCLVTWTLLLN; from the coding sequence TTGAAAAAAGAAAGCAAAAAGAAGTCAGGTGGCACAAAGGATAATGCAGATCAGTCTGACGCTCCTGTCGTCTCAAAGCCTAAGATTATCAAGGAAAAGACACCTGAGGAACGTAAGGCAGCCCATGTAGAGGGTATAGTCAAGACCGCCATCGCTGCATTCATTGGTATGATCGCAGGATTTGGTGCCTTCTACAGGTTCGGTGCAGGCACTGAAACTCCCTGGTATGCGGCATTGGTTATCATTGCTGTACTGGCATATTATGCGCAGCGTGTTATCTATCCTGCTATCAAGATAGACACGAAGGAGTTCGGTCTCAAGGGCTGGTTCTACGTAGAATTCATCGTAATTGACTTCTGTCTTGTGACATGGACGCTGTTGTTGAACTGA